Below is a window of Streptomyces sp. NBC_01429 DNA.
GTTCGAGGAGTGGTCGGCGCTGATGATGAACCGCGACATCAGCCAGGAGGAGTACGGGGCGGCGGTGGCCGGTCTGGACATGTATCTGGACAAGCTGGTCACCACGAAGGAGAACGAGCCCGGTGACGATCTGATCAGCCGGTTCATCGAGAAGAACCGCGCCGAGCCGGTCGCTGACCACACCGACATCGTGACCATGGCCCGGCTGATGCTGGTCGGTGGGCACGAGACGAGTGCCAACATGATCGCGCTCGGTGTGCTGGCGCTGCTGGAGCACCCCGAGCAGCTGGACGCCGTCAAGAACGACGCCGCGCTGCTGCCCAGGGCCATCGAGGAACTGCTGCGCTACTTCTCCATCTCCGACTCCGGCACCGCCCGCGTCGCCCTGGAGGACATCGAAGTCGGCGGCACCACGATCCGGGCCGGCGAGGGCATCCTCGCCCTCAACAACTCCGCCAACCACGACGAGGCCGTCTTCCACGACCCCGACACCCTCGACATCCGCCGGGAGGCCCGTAACCACCTCGCCTTCGGGTACGGGATCCACCAGTGCATCGGCCAGAACCTGGCCCGCCTCGAACTCGAAATCGTCTACGGCACCCTCTTCCGCCGCATCCCCGAACTCCGCCTCGCCACGCCCTTGGACGAACTCCAGTTCAAGGACGACGCGATGGTCTACGGCATCTACGAACTGCCCGTCACCTGGTGACCGGCCCCCGAGGAGAGGTCTGCCCGCCATGCGCGTCAGCATCGAAACCGACAAGTGTGTGGGCTCGGGCCAGTGTGTGATGCTCGCGCCCGATGTCTTCGACCAGGGTGACGACGGCATCGTCCTGCTGCTCCAGGACGAGCCGCCCGAGGAGACGCACGAGGATGTGCGGCAGTCGGCCATGATGTGCCCGACCCGCCTCATCCACGTCGCGGAGTGAACCGCCCCGGCGGGCACCCGGCTCTCCGGGTGCCCGCCGGACCCGCGCCGCGGCCGGGCTTCATCCGTACGGACCGGCTTACCCCCGAATGCCGGACGCCGGGGACTGGAACCCTCACGGAGCGAGCAGAAGAGGGACCATGACACGAGCAAGGATCCTCATCGTCGGAGGCGGCTTCGCCGGAGTCGAGTGCGCCCGCCGCCTGGAACGCACCCTCTCGCCCGAGCAGGCGCGGATCGCCCTGGTGGCGCCCTTCAGCTACCAGCTCTACATGCCCCTGCTGCCCCAGGTGGCCTCCGGGGTGCTCACCCCGCAGTCCGTGGCGGTCTCGCTGCGGCGCGGGCTGCACCACACCCGCGTCATCCCCGGCGGCTCCATCGGTGTGGACACCGACGCCAAGGTGTGCGTCATCCGGAAGATCACCGATGAGATCGTCGATGAACGGTACGACTATCTCGTCCTCGCGCCCGGCAGCGTGACCAGGACCTTCGACATCCCCGGCCTGTCCGAGCACGCCCTGGGCATGAAGACGCTCGCCGAGGCCGCGTATCTGCGCGATCACGTCATCGCCCAGCTCGATCTGGCCGACGCGGCGACCGACGAGGCCGAGCGCGCCTCCCGGCTGCGGTTCATCGTGGTGGGCGGCGGCTACGCGGGGACCGAGACGGCGGCCTGCCTCCAGCGCATCACCATGTCGGCGGCCCGGCGCTACCCCCGGCTGGACGCGCGGCTGATCAAGTGGCACATCGTCGACGTGGCGCCCAAGCTGATGCCGGAACTCGGCGACAAGCTCGGCACGGACGCCCTGCGGATCCTGCGCGCCCGCGGCATCGAGGTGTCCCTCGGTGTCTCGGTCGCCAAGGTCGAACCCGAGCTGGTCACCCTCACCGACGGCCGCGCGCTGCCCTGCCGCACCCTCGTCTGGACGGCGGGCGTCACCGCGAGCCCGCTGATCGCCACCCTGGGCGCCGAGACCGAACGGGGCCGGCTCACCGTCACCAGCCGGCTCACCGTGCCCGGCGCCGACGGGGTCTTCGCCCTGGGCGACGCCGCCGCCGTGCCCGACCTCACCAAGGGCGACGGCGCCGTCTGCCCGCCCACCGCACAGCACGCCCAGCGCCAGGGCCGGACGGCCGCCGACAACGTGACCGCCTCGCTGCGCGGCACCGCCCCGCGCTCCTACGTCCACAAGGACCTCGGTCTGGTGGTCGACCTCGGCGGCAGGGACGCGGTGTCCCGCCCCCTCGGCCTGCAACTGACCGGTCTTCCGGCCCAGGCCGTGGCGCGCGGCTATCATCTGATGGCGCTGCGCACCAATGTCGCCAAGGTCCGTACGATGACCAACTGGCTGCTGAACGCGGCGGCGGGCGACGACTACGTCCGTACCGGATTCCAGAGCCGCCGACCGGCCACCCTGCGCGACTTCGAGTACACCGACTCCTATCTGACGCACGATCAGATCCGGTCGCGCACAAGGTCACCGGCCTCCGGCGGCTGACCCTCCGACGGGGGGCGGGGAGGAGTGGGGCCGTGGAGCACACCCTGAGCATGACGGACCGGCCGGAGCCACCGCTGCGTGGGCATCTCGACCTGGGCGACCGGCCGGGCGTCCCCCACCCCATCGAGGTCACCAGCCGCTTCCTGACCAGAGGCGGCGTCCCCCACATACCGGTGACCGCCGAGTACCACTACAGCCGCCACCCCCGCGCCCGCTGGGAACAGGCGCTGCGGAAGATCAGGAGCGGTGGCGCGACGGCCGTCGCGAGCTATCTGTTCTGGCTCCACCACGCCCCCGAGGAGGGCGCCCCGCGCTTCGACGGCCACCTCGACGTACGGCACTTCGCGCAGCTGTGCGCGCGGCTCGGTCTCGGCTTCGTACCGCGGATCGGCCCGTGGGTGCACGCGGAGGCGCGGGGCGGCGGGCTGCCCGACTGGGTACGGGCGCGGGACATCACCGTACGCAGCGACGACCCGGGCTATCTGGCGCTGGTGCGCGGCTGGTACGGCGCGGTCGCCGAGCAGCTGCGCGGCCTCGACCGGGCCTCCGGCGGGCCGGTGCTCGCCCTCCAGATCGAGAACGAGCTGTTCGCCGACCCCGGGCACCTGGCCAGACTCAAGGCGCTCGCCGCCGAGCTGGGCCTCGACGCGCCGCTGTGGACCACCACCGCCTGGGGCGGCGTGCGGCTGCCGGGGGACGAACTGCTCCCGCTGTACGGCGGATACACCGACGGCTTCTGGTTCGGCTCCGACGATCCCTGGGACGACAGCTGCCGCGCCAACTTCCTCTTCGGCCACGACCGCGACGATCCGGGCATCGGCGCCGATCTGCGCACCGGCGCGGCCGCGGCGAGCACCGCCGACCCGAGCCGTTTCCCTTTCGCCACCTGCGAGTTGGGCGGCGGCATGGCGCAGGCGTACCACCGCAGGGTGCGGGTCGCCCCGGACGATGTCGCCGCGCTCGCCCTGACCAAACTGGGCTGCGGCTCCAACTGGCAGGGCTACTACGTCTTCCACGGCGGCACCAACCCGGGCCCCGGCCTCCAGGAGTCCCACGCGACCGGCTCGCCCAACGACCTGCCGGAGCTGACCTACGACTTCCAGGCACCGCTGGGCGAGTACGGCCAGGCCAGGGAGCACTACTTCGCACTGCGCCAACAGCACCTGATGCTGGCCGACTTCGGCCCCGCGCTGGCGCCGTGCGCGAGTGTGCTGCCCGACCGGCGGCCGGCCGGCCCCGGCGACACGTCCACCCTGCGCTGGGCCCTGCGCTCCGACGGCGACACCGGCTGGCTGTTCGTCAACAACCACCAGCCGCACGAGCCGTTGCCCGACCATCCCGGCGTACGGTTCGACCTCGCGCTCCCGGACGGCCACCGGGTCCGGTTCCCGCACCGTCCGGTGACCGTCCCCTCGGGCGCGTACTTCTGCTGGCCGGTCGGGCTGTGTACCGCCGGTGTGCGGCTGGCCTGGGCCACCGCGCAGCCGGTGTGCGTCCGGGAGCTGGGCGGCCGTCAGGTGCTGGTGCTGGCCGCCGAGGACGGCATCCCCGTCGAGCTGGCGTTCGCCCGCCCCGCCCCGGCCCCGATCCGCGTCCCCGAGGGCGCCGACGTCACCGACACGGGCGACGCGGTGCTGGTCGGCGGGGTGCGGCCGGGTACGGACTGCCTGATCACCGTCGGCACCGACGCGGGCGAGACCGACATCCTGGTGCTCGACCGGGCCACCGCGCGCACCGCCGTCCCGCTCGACGTCCTGGGCGCCGAGCGGCTGGTGCTGTGCGCGGACGCCGTCACCGACGAGGACGGGGCGCTGCGGCTGCACACCGCCCGTGACCGCCCGGACTTCGCCCTGCTGCCCGCGCCGGAACGGCTGCCCGAGGTGCCGGGCGCCACGCTCTCCTCGGCGGCCGACGGTGTGTTCACCCGTTACACACTGCTGCCCGACAGCGGTCCCGACGACGGTCCCGACGACGGCGTACGGGTCACCGTACGGCGGATCCGGGAGGCCGCCGCTCCCCCGGCCGCCGTCACCCGCGTACCCGGACGGGCGAGCGCCCCCGCCGCCGAGGCGTACGAGAACGCGGAGATCCACCGCGTCCGGGTCACCGGCATCCCCACCGACGCGGACGAACTGCTGCTGCGCGTGCACTGGAGCGGTGACACGGCCCGCGCCTACGGCCACCGGGACGGAGAAGAGGACGGGGACGGGATCGGGGACAGGAACGGGGGCCGGGACGCGGGTGAAGACAGGGACCGCGCGGGCTCGCTGTTCGCCGACGACTTCTGCCACGGGCGCCCCTGGGAGATCGGGCTGAGCGCGCTCGGTCCGCTCACCGGGGAACCCCGGGAGCGGACCGTCGAACTGCGGCTGCTGCCGCTGGCCGCCGACTCGCCGGTCCGCTTCCCGCCCGCCGCCCGCCCCGACCCGGGCGGCGCCCCGTTCCACGTGGCGCTGGAGCGCGTCGAGGCGGAGGTCGTGCGGGTTTGGGAGGTCGCTCCGGCCGCCGCCCTCAGGGACCGGTCGTGACCGACGCGGGCTCGCGCGCGTGACGCACGAGCCGTACGGGGCCGAAGAGGCCGGTACGGATCTGGCCGGCGACGACCGCGCCGGTCGGTGAGGCGTCGTCCAGATAGCCCGCGAGCGTGCCGCGCACCACGATCTCGATCCGATTCTCGCCGGGTCGCAGGGCGTCCGTGACATCACTGGTCCAGGGCGACCAGACGAGCCGTCCCGTCAGGGTGCCGTTGACCGTGACATCGGCGCAGCCGCGGACCTCGCCGAGGTCGAGCAGCACCCGCCCGCCGTCCGTACCGGCGGCGGCGGTGGTGGTGTGCCGGAACCACCGCTCGGGCGCGCACACCGTCGTCCGGTAGCGCACCTCGCCTCCCAGGGAGCGCAGTCCCAGCTCCTCCCAGCTCGCCAACGGGGCGGCGGCCTCGGCGACTTCGGCCGTCACGGCCGTGTCGAGGAGGGCTCCGCCCCGGCGGCCGTCGGTGGCGGTGATCCGCAGATACACCGGCGTACCGGCGGCGAGGGGGCGCCGCAGCACGACCCGGCCCGCCTCCATGGCGTACTCCTCGCCCGCCACCACGACGGTGGTCGGCAGGGAGGTGGGGACGGACAGCGAGGTGGTGCCGAGCGGTGCGGTCAGCCGCAGCCATTCGGTCCGCCCGCCGCCCGGGGACAGGTCGGGCACGAGCGGCTCGACCACCCCGCCCGGTGCGGCGGCCGGCTCCAGCCAGTGCGCGCCCGGCAGCGGATGGGGCCTGGCCCAGACGCACGCGAAGCGCGGGTCCCGGGGACTGGCGAGCCGACTGCGCAGCGGAACCCGTTCGTCCTCGCGAAAGGCCCGCCAGCCGGGCCCGCTGATCCAGCCGAGGCCGCCCCGGAGCCGGGGCGGGGAGTCCAGTACGACGGCGGTCGGCGCGGGCGGCGGCGAACCCTCGGACGAGCCGGCCGCGGATCCGGCGGCGGATCCGGCCCGCGTCACCCGCAGCACCACGGTGTTCTCACCGATCCGCAGCCGCTCCCGGATCTCGTACGGGTGGATCCGGATCTCGCGATGGCCGGGATACGGGTTGAAGTCGCCCTGTCTGCCGATCTCGACGCCGTTGACGAACACCCCGCACGGGCCGTCGCTGCCGACCTGGATCGTGCAGTCGGGCGGCAGCGCGTCGAGGCGCGTGCGGAAGGTCAGGTCCCTGCTCTCGCCGACGACGGCGGCGGTGTCGTCCGCCGCTTCGAGCCAGGCCGGGCGACGGTACGCGAGCGGTCCGCGCACCACGGCGAAGGAGGCGCGCACCGGTCCCTCCACCACGGCCTCCAGCTCGATCTCCAGCTCGACGGTGCGCCCCGCCGCCCGCACGGGCAGCAGACTGAACGACTGGTAGCCCGAGTCCCGTACGGTGACGGGCGCGCCGTCGACCGTGATCCGGCGCGCCGCGTTGGCTCCCACGGCGAGATACAGCCCGTCGCGGTCGGGCAGCGCGAGATGGGTGCGGACGGCGACGCGGCCACCCGCCGGAACCCGCCGCCAGTCGAGGAACTCCTCGGGAACGTACCCCTTGGGGCCGAGCGCTTCGGCGTGGGCCGGGTCGTTGCGGATGCCCCGGGACAGCGACCACTGGGCGGGCCGCCAGCCGTCGGCGGGCGGCTCGGCTCCGGTCCAGGGTCCGCGCACCAGCGCGAACGGCCCGTACCCGGCGACGACGGGCCGCCAGGGAGCCGCCGCGCCGGGCACGGGGCCCGCGCCCCTTCCCTTGCCAACGCCGTTGCTCCTGCCCATGCCGTTGCCTCTGCCCGCGCCATCGCCTCTGCCCCGGTCGTTGCTTCTGCCCGCGCCGTAGCCGCCGCCGTAGCCGTCGGTCAGATGATCCATGCGCCAGACCTCGATGGGCAGGATGCCGGTACGGTCGGCCGCCGCCAGGTCCCCCCGGCTGTTGTCCAGCGTCGAGGTCGCCAGCGCCGTCCACGGGCCGTCGACCGGAAGGCTGTCGCGCTCCTCGCCCAGCGGTGCGCGCGTCGGCACGGGCAGCGCGGGCGCGAGGACGACCAGCGCGACCGGCCCGTCCTCGAAGCCGAGGTCCAGCAGCCACTCCCCGTCGGGGGCAGGGGTCACGGGCAGATCCGTACGGTGTCCCGTCCCCGGGTCCCAGCGCTGGGCGCGCGGCCGGTCGGGGCCCAGGCCCGTCACCCGGACCCGCGCCCGGCGCGCGCCCGGCGGGCGGAACCGGTAGCCGGTGGTGCGCAGTTGCTCCCAGTACTCCTCCCAGGGGAAGCCCCCGGTCCACCAGTCCCCGGTGTCCAGCGAGACCACGGGGGCCTCGGTGCCGGACCGTTCGTCGTGCGCGACCAGGGTCAGCACGTGGCAGTCACCGTGCCGGCGCAGCAGGAACGGCGCGTCCGCCCGTACCCGCACCGGACCGCTCGCCACCGCTTCGGGCACCTGGTCGGCGGTTTCGGCCAGGACGAAGGCGCCCCGGGCCAGGGCGGCGCCGAACGCCTCTGCCGCCGTGTCCTGGGACGGGTCCGGCTCCTCGCCGAGGAAGAGTTCCGGCGGGCGGCCGACGCAGATCACCCGGCCGCCCGCCGCCGCGAAGCGGACCAGCGTTCGGGCGGCGCGCACGTGCAGGGCCCGCACCGGCGGCAGGATCACCGTGCGGTAGGTCTCGTCCCCGACACGCAGACCGGCGCCGTCCGTGCCGCCGGTGCTGTCCGTGCCGCCGACGCTGTCCGTGCCATCCGTTACCAAGGTCCCGGACGCGAGGGTCGTCTCGTCCAGGACGTCGTGGTCGATCCCGGCGCGCTCCAGTAAGCCGCGCTCCTCCGCGTACCACGAACTCCGGCCGTTGAGACGGTGGTAGACGGCCGCCGCCGTACGGGCCGGGCCGAGCGGCCCGTCGAGTCGCTGGTACGCCTGGGCCGTGGTCGTCGGGGAGAGCAGCACCGTGTCGCACACGTGTGTTCCGGCCGTCAGGACCGAGCACAGCCGCGCGACCGCGCCCGAGAACACGTGGTACGAGGGCCAGTACGGCTGGCGCCAGCAGGTGGAGGGCGCCGCCCACTCCCACCAGCCGCCCGCGGTGCTGTAGTAGACGGCGTGCGGGTCGTACAGGTTGGCGCCCCGGCGCAGCAGGGGCGCGAGCCAGTCGTAGGTCTCCTCCAGGGTGCCGCCCCAGCCGGTGGAGTGGAACGCCTCGATCCATGTCCGCTCGTGCCCGCGCGCGTGCGCGAGGGAGCTGTGCGTCTTCGGGTCGCCCCAGTGGTCGCTGCCGGGGGCGCCGTAGCCGGTGTGGGTGGCGAGGTAGTCGCCGTACACCTGGACCCCGCCGTTGGGGTCGCCCTCGCGGGCGGGGGATGGCTGGTCGAAGCCGCAGATCAGGCCGTGCCGGGCGAACCAGGCGTCGAGGCGGTCGAAGAATCCGCGCCGCCCGAGGCGGGCACGGTGCGCGTGGTAGTCCCGCCGGAACCGGGCCGCTTCGGCGGCGTCCGAACCGTCGCCCGCGGCGTCTTCCGTCCCGTCGTCCCACAGGGCCCACAGCCGGGGCAGCGGGTCGTATCCGTAGCGTGCGGTGAAGGTCTCGGCGAAGTCCCCGCCCCAGGTGGGCATGGCGGGCAGCTCGTCCTGGAAGAAGCCGCCGATGGCACGGCCGAACCAGTGCCCGACGCGGCGCTCCAGGGTGCCGTGGACCTGGTCCAGCAGCGCGGCGCAGGCGTCCTCGCCGAAGTAGTCGAATCCGCGGGTGCCGCTGTGCACGAGGGTGATACGGGCCGGAGCGCCGCTCCAGCGCGCCGTACCGCGGGTCAGCGGGACCCGGACGCGCGAGGCGGCG
It encodes the following:
- a CDS encoding cytochrome P450, with protein sequence MTQSAEGTRDEVATQHPAFPMVRTCPFAPPQEYAKLRETEPVSRATLKVNGKPTWLVTKHDHVKEVLGDARVSSNLKLPGYPHQFHIPEEMLQSVRLMLLSMDPPQHTDQRRMLIPEFTARRVREMRPRIQEIVDERIDAMLASGGPVDLVTALALPVPSLVICELIGVPYEDHRQFEEWSALMMNRDISQEEYGAAVAGLDMYLDKLVTTKENEPGDDLISRFIEKNRAEPVADHTDIVTMARLMLVGGHETSANMIALGVLALLEHPEQLDAVKNDAALLPRAIEELLRYFSISDSGTARVALEDIEVGGTTIRAGEGILALNNSANHDEAVFHDPDTLDIRREARNHLAFGYGIHQCIGQNLARLELEIVYGTLFRRIPELRLATPLDELQFKDDAMVYGIYELPVTW
- a CDS encoding beta-galactosidase, producing the protein MEHTLSMTDRPEPPLRGHLDLGDRPGVPHPIEVTSRFLTRGGVPHIPVTAEYHYSRHPRARWEQALRKIRSGGATAVASYLFWLHHAPEEGAPRFDGHLDVRHFAQLCARLGLGFVPRIGPWVHAEARGGGLPDWVRARDITVRSDDPGYLALVRGWYGAVAEQLRGLDRASGGPVLALQIENELFADPGHLARLKALAAELGLDAPLWTTTAWGGVRLPGDELLPLYGGYTDGFWFGSDDPWDDSCRANFLFGHDRDDPGIGADLRTGAAAASTADPSRFPFATCELGGGMAQAYHRRVRVAPDDVAALALTKLGCGSNWQGYYVFHGGTNPGPGLQESHATGSPNDLPELTYDFQAPLGEYGQAREHYFALRQQHLMLADFGPALAPCASVLPDRRPAGPGDTSTLRWALRSDGDTGWLFVNNHQPHEPLPDHPGVRFDLALPDGHRVRFPHRPVTVPSGAYFCWPVGLCTAGVRLAWATAQPVCVRELGGRQVLVLAAEDGIPVELAFARPAPAPIRVPEGADVTDTGDAVLVGGVRPGTDCLITVGTDAGETDILVLDRATARTAVPLDVLGAERLVLCADAVTDEDGALRLHTARDRPDFALLPAPERLPEVPGATLSSAADGVFTRYTLLPDSGPDDGPDDGVRVTVRRIREAAAPPAAVTRVPGRASAPAAEAYENAEIHRVRVTGIPTDADELLLRVHWSGDTARAYGHRDGEEDGDGIGDRNGGRDAGEDRDRAGSLFADDFCHGRPWEIGLSALGPLTGEPRERTVELRLLPLAADSPVRFPPAARPDPGGAPFHVALERVEAEVVRVWEVAPAAALRDRS
- a CDS encoding NAD(P)/FAD-dependent oxidoreductase; the encoded protein is MTRARILIVGGGFAGVECARRLERTLSPEQARIALVAPFSYQLYMPLLPQVASGVLTPQSVAVSLRRGLHHTRVIPGGSIGVDTDAKVCVIRKITDEIVDERYDYLVLAPGSVTRTFDIPGLSEHALGMKTLAEAAYLRDHVIAQLDLADAATDEAERASRLRFIVVGGGYAGTETAACLQRITMSAARRYPRLDARLIKWHIVDVAPKLMPELGDKLGTDALRILRARGIEVSLGVSVAKVEPELVTLTDGRALPCRTLVWTAGVTASPLIATLGAETERGRLTVTSRLTVPGADGVFALGDAAAVPDLTKGDGAVCPPTAQHAQRQGRTAADNVTASLRGTAPRSYVHKDLGLVVDLGGRDAVSRPLGLQLTGLPAQAVARGYHLMALRTNVAKVRTMTNWLLNAAAGDDYVRTGFQSRRPATLRDFEYTDSYLTHDQIRSRTRSPASGG
- a CDS encoding ferredoxin, which produces MRVSIETDKCVGSGQCVMLAPDVFDQGDDGIVLLLQDEPPEETHEDVRQSAMMCPTRLIHVAE